From the Bacillota bacterium genome, one window contains:
- a CDS encoding ATP-binding protein has translation KEAGLRLPACPEDIDYQPPRGLDRAVMRALAGGQWLRARQNVLIVGPTGAGKTFIACALANAACRQGFAARY, from the coding sequence AAAGAGGCCGGGCTGCGTCTCCCCGCCTGCCCGGAGGACATCGATTATCAGCCGCCCCGCGGCCTGGACCGGGCCGTCATGCGCGCCCTGGCCGGGGGCCAGTGGCTCCGCGCGCGCCAGAACGTCCTGATCGTAGGGCCCACGGGTGCTGGCAAGACCTTCATCGCCTGCGCTCTGGCCAACGCGGCCTGCCGCCAGGGCTTCGCCGCCCGCTACTAA
- a CDS encoding ATP-binding protein, which produces MLDDWAIAPFSPADCREILEVIEDRCQTKSTIIASQLPVDDWHAAIGDPTVADAILDRLVHNAHKINLRGESMRKVKKGPPPIDTGEG; this is translated from the coding sequence GTGCTCGATGACTGGGCCATCGCCCCGTTCTCGCCGGCCGACTGTCGGGAGATCCTTGAGGTTATCGAGGACCGGTGCCAGACGAAGTCGACCATCATCGCCAGCCAGTTGCCGGTGGACGATTGGCACGCCGCCATCGGCGATCCAACCGTGGCCGACGCCATCCTCGACCGCCTGGTCCACAATGCTCACAAGATCAACCTGAGGGGGGAGTCCATGCGGAAGGTGAAAAAGGGCCCACCGCCAATTGATACCGGGGAGGGATG